The following proteins come from a genomic window of Planctomycetota bacterium:
- the fbaA gene encoding class II fructose-bisphosphate aldolase, producing the protein MPIATPEQYRQMLDAAQKGDYAYPAINVSSMVTANAALKGFADSKSDGIIQVSTGGGEFASGLSIKSKAVGAISIAEHIHRMAEHYNVLIAVHTDHCPPKNVDDFMVPLIEESEKRVKAGLLPLYNSHMLDASNLPLKENLDLAVPLYKRMAKIGQIIEIEAGVVGGEEDGAAGSHDTPADKLYTTPEDMVEVYRRMKEVDGVYMFAATFGNVHGHYKPGAVKLRPEILKQGQDAIKAKYGSNAVFHLVFHGGSGTPQHQIRETLEYGVVKMNVDTDCQYSFTRPIADHMLKNYDGVLKVEDEVGNKKVYDPRSYLKKAEESMAKRVAVACDDLTSTGKSLLQTAAAVA; encoded by the coding sequence ATGCCTATTGCCACGCCCGAACAGTATCGTCAGATGCTCGACGCCGCCCAGAAGGGCGACTACGCCTACCCGGCCATCAACGTCAGCTCCATGGTCACAGCCAACGCCGCACTCAAGGGCTTCGCCGACTCCAAGTCCGACGGCATCATCCAGGTCTCCACCGGCGGCGGCGAATTCGCCTCCGGACTCTCCATCAAGAGCAAAGCCGTCGGCGCGATCTCCATCGCCGAGCATATTCATCGCATGGCCGAGCACTACAACGTGCTCATCGCCGTGCATACCGATCACTGCCCGCCGAAGAACGTTGACGACTTCATGGTCCCGCTCATCGAAGAGTCGGAGAAGCGCGTCAAGGCCGGCCTGCTCCCGCTCTACAACTCGCATATGCTCGACGCCTCCAACCTCCCGCTCAAGGAGAACCTCGACCTGGCCGTCCCGCTCTACAAGCGGATGGCCAAGATCGGGCAGATCATCGAGATCGAAGCCGGCGTCGTCGGCGGTGAAGAAGACGGAGCCGCCGGTTCGCATGACACGCCCGCCGACAAGCTCTACACCACCCCCGAGGACATGGTCGAAGTCTATCGCCGCATGAAGGAAGTCGACGGCGTCTACATGTTCGCCGCCACCTTCGGCAACGTGCACGGCCACTACAAGCCCGGTGCCGTCAAACTCCGCCCCGAAATCCTCAAGCAGGGGCAGGACGCCATCAAGGCCAAGTACGGCTCCAACGCCGTCTTCCACCTCGTCTTCCACGGCGGCTCCGGCACCCCGCAGCATCAGATCCGCGAAACCCTCGAGTACGGCGTCGTCAAGATGAACGTCGACACCGACTGCCAGTACAGCTTCACCCGCCCCATCGCCGATCACATGCTCAAGAACTACGACGGCGTCCTGAAGGTCGAAGACGAAGTCGGCAACAAGAAGGTCTACGACCCTCGCAGCTATCTCAAGAAGGCGGAGGAGTCGATGGCCAAGCGCGTCGCCGTCGCCTGCGACGATCTGACCAGCACCGGCAAGTCCCTGCTCCAGACCGCCGCCGCCGTCGCCTGA
- the nadD gene encoding nicotinate (nicotinamide) nucleotide adenylyltransferase — MGNERVQGSRFRVHTRCPPPPDPRPLTPDPRPLNPLSPILIYGGSFDPPHKAHVELPLEAARRLGAMRVIYIPAGRPPHKTRRVTDASHRLAMLRLALAGHENAEIDTIELDRAGPSFTVDTLATLRDRFGPTQPLRLLIGADMAAIFYQWREPERIIKLAEPVVMMREPYDADDVLATLPEEVRAAWSPRLLNLPTIDVASTELRRRLEAEEYDAPVVTRMLDPRVIGYIRANHLYRASHNRD, encoded by the coding sequence ATTGGAAATGAGCGGGTTCAGGGATCGAGGTTCAGGGTTCATACCCGATGCCCTCCGCCCCCCGATCCCCGACCCCTAACCCCCGATCCCCGACCCCTGAACCCACTTTCCCCCATCCTGATCTACGGCGGCAGTTTCGATCCGCCGCACAAGGCGCACGTCGAACTGCCGCTCGAGGCGGCGCGGCGGCTTGGGGCGATGCGCGTGATCTACATCCCCGCCGGTCGTCCGCCGCACAAGACGCGCCGCGTCACCGATGCTTCGCATCGACTGGCCATGCTCCGCCTCGCCCTCGCCGGTCATGAAAATGCCGAGATCGACACGATCGAACTCGACCGCGCCGGCCCGAGTTTCACGGTCGACACGCTGGCCACGCTGCGTGATCGCTTCGGCCCGACGCAGCCGCTTCGCCTGCTCATCGGCGCGGACATGGCGGCGATCTTCTATCAATGGCGCGAGCCGGAGCGGATCATCAAGCTGGCGGAACCCGTCGTGATGATGCGCGAACCGTATGATGCGGACGATGTGCTGGCGACGCTGCCGGAGGAAGTTCGGGCGGCCTGGTCACCGCGCCTGTTGAATCTGCCGACAATCGACGTGGCCAGCACGGAGCTTCGCCGGCGGCTCGAAGCGGAGGAATACGATGCGCCGGTCGTGACGCGCATGCTCGACCCCCGCGTGATCGGCTACATCCGGGCGAATCATCTCTATCGAGCGTCCCATAACCGCGACTGA
- the ruvC gene encoding crossover junction endodeoxyribonuclease RuvC, giving the protein MRILGIDPGMRITGYGCVESREASPLSIPRLIEAGVLTFKAKQSMEARLEQMHADIRQLIDELKPDHVAVEKLYAHYKHPRTAIIMGHARGVILLAAQQAGLPVLHLPATEVKKSITGNGHASKQQMQLAVASLCRLPEPPSPPDVADAIAIAVTAARRLPTEPAAPHA; this is encoded by the coding sequence ATGCGAATTCTCGGCATCGACCCCGGCATGCGGATTACGGGCTACGGCTGCGTCGAGTCGCGCGAGGCGTCGCCCCTGTCGATACCGCGTCTGATCGAAGCGGGCGTGCTGACGTTCAAAGCCAAACAGTCGATGGAAGCGCGTCTTGAGCAGATGCACGCCGACATCCGCCAGCTCATCGACGAACTCAAGCCCGATCATGTCGCCGTCGAAAAGCTCTACGCACACTACAAGCATCCGCGCACGGCGATCATCATGGGCCACGCGCGCGGCGTCATCCTGCTGGCGGCGCAGCAGGCCGGACTTCCCGTGCTGCATCTGCCGGCGACCGAAGTGAAAAAGTCGATCACGGGCAATGGTCACGCCTCCAAGCAGCAGATGCAGCTTGCCGTGGCGTCGCTTTGCCGTCTGCCCGAGCCGCCCAGTCCTCCGGACGTTGCCGACGCGATCGCCATCGCCGTCACGGCCGCGCGGCGCCTGCCCACCGAACCGGCGGCGCCGCATGCATAA
- a CDS encoding PAS domain S-box protein: MDSVAGMHVSNRWTHSVVTRMVGCFCLGGVLLSIGLGVIEYSRSMKLVEVATSQQMLLTARNLQDVLHSLIAAGRDNAVQSALNIFTQDPRIVGVRLDTRGEPSITAGRWDNDMSNHAIWVPGDGGSHARGHLELDRRTILMTSFLEGGKTHTVEMLIDGPFIRQRTQGQVIAQLSSVWIVLGTLTLVGLLMLRRWLIAPLSSIIDLTRSGAGAAAFEHTGERLHGEFGDVCHAISRMLRRLDETTDQLRRREQAFEHLYQFAPAAMISVDPDGKVIQANRRAAELLGWADERGLVGAEILSFIAAEDRGLFRQCIDRLDLDRLHGAELRIELHGDVRDLSVEFAAVHDKDGRLAHVRLSLIDITETKRLDRHIAEQRRLMDLVIHHMSDAILLIGADGRILSGNHRLGQLLNINVNDLVGHDYDPADFWSRLELVNYAAFMQRLAPAIARLDHPIQEQVETRDGAFLFQIIPVFDERQQLVAQLWVVQEVSANLRNRRLLEQQAQQLRALQRVGRNLQQIDDIETLLTRAMMELDRVFGVEAMGLALRGTEAGHRCRQILKIAETQCPLNMGAPLAHAVASELMPRVLPNRATSFWTDLSQYEDWTEAFTGAGFESMAATTIGGRYQTQGVFWIARRGGNRIERHHLFLLEALAPLLAVSLENAQLRQSMCNLSLTDPVTGLPSRQLLKRMMARQVARVNQPWTMIALELDHFDALPDTAGERLLKRVSGVLLEQCRASDEIVRFDKSQFIVISPTLEIHQSQRYAQRLADAVARLDHDHPGQFHVTVAVANLPHDQADGRAPLTIVLERLADARQKRLVGRAT; the protein is encoded by the coding sequence ATGGACTCCGTTGCAGGGATGCACGTGTCGAACCGCTGGACTCATTCCGTCGTGACCCGCATGGTCGGATGTTTCTGCCTCGGCGGGGTGCTGTTGTCCATCGGGCTGGGCGTCATCGAATACAGCCGGTCCATGAAGCTTGTCGAAGTCGCCACGAGTCAGCAGATGCTGCTGACCGCGCGCAATCTTCAGGACGTGCTTCACTCGCTCATCGCCGCCGGGCGCGACAATGCCGTGCAGTCGGCCCTGAACATCTTTACGCAGGACCCGCGCATCGTCGGCGTCCGACTCGACACGCGCGGCGAGCCGAGCATTACCGCCGGCCGATGGGACAATGACATGTCCAATCACGCCATCTGGGTCCCCGGCGACGGCGGGTCGCACGCGCGCGGCCACCTCGAACTCGACCGTCGCACCATTCTCATGACCAGCTTCCTGGAAGGCGGAAAAACCCACACCGTCGAGATGCTCATCGACGGCCCGTTCATCCGTCAGCGCACGCAGGGACAGGTCATCGCGCAGCTCTCGAGCGTCTGGATCGTGCTCGGCACGCTGACGCTCGTCGGTCTGCTCATGCTCCGACGCTGGCTCATCGCCCCGCTTTCGAGCATCATCGACTTGACGCGGTCCGGAGCCGGCGCGGCCGCCTTCGAGCACACCGGCGAACGCCTGCACGGCGAGTTCGGCGACGTCTGCCACGCCATCAGCCGCATGCTCCGCCGCCTCGACGAAACCACCGATCAACTTCGCCGGCGCGAGCAGGCCTTCGAGCACCTCTACCAGTTCGCCCCCGCCGCCATGATCAGCGTCGATCCCGACGGCAAGGTGATTCAGGCCAATCGCCGCGCCGCCGAATTGCTCGGCTGGGCGGATGAGCGGGGCCTCGTCGGCGCCGAGATTCTGAGCTTCATCGCCGCAGAGGATCGCGGCCTGTTCCGACAGTGCATCGACCGGCTTGACCTGGACCGGCTGCATGGGGCGGAGCTGCGCATCGAGCTGCATGGCGACGTGCGCGATCTGTCCGTCGAGTTCGCAGCGGTGCATGACAAAGACGGTCGCCTCGCGCATGTCCGTCTCAGTCTCATCGACATCACCGAAACCAAGCGGCTCGACCGTCACATCGCCGAGCAGCGCCGGCTCATGGACCTGGTCATTCATCACATGTCCGACGCCATCCTGCTCATCGGCGCCGACGGGCGCATCCTCTCCGGCAACCATCGACTCGGCCAGCTCCTGAACATCAACGTCAACGACCTCGTCGGTCACGATTACGATCCCGCCGACTTCTGGTCGCGCCTCGAACTGGTCAATTACGCCGCATTCATGCAGCGGCTCGCCCCCGCCATCGCCCGGCTCGATCATCCGATTCAGGAGCAGGTCGAGACGCGCGACGGGGCCTTCCTGTTCCAGATCATCCCCGTCTTCGACGAACGCCAGCAGCTCGTGGCCCAGCTCTGGGTCGTGCAGGAGGTGTCCGCCAATCTGCGCAACCGTCGCCTGCTCGAGCAGCAGGCGCAGCAGCTTCGGGCACTGCAGCGCGTCGGGCGAAACCTTCAGCAGATCGACGACATCGAAACCTTGCTGACGCGCGCGATGATGGAATTGGATCGCGTCTTCGGCGTCGAGGCGATGGGGCTGGCGCTGCGCGGCACGGAAGCCGGTCATCGCTGCCGGCAGATCCTCAAGATCGCCGAGACGCAGTGTCCGCTCAATATGGGCGCGCCGCTCGCGCATGCCGTGGCCAGCGAGCTGATGCCGCGCGTGCTTCCCAATCGCGCCACGAGTTTCTGGACCGATTTGTCGCAATACGAGGACTGGACCGAGGCATTCACCGGCGCCGGGTTCGAGTCCATGGCCGCCACCACCATCGGCGGACGCTATCAGACGCAGGGCGTCTTTTGGATCGCCCGACGCGGGGGCAACCGCATCGAGCGCCACCATCTGTTCCTGCTCGAAGCGCTGGCCCCGCTGCTGGCGGTCAGTCTGGAAAACGCCCAGCTTCGCCAGTCCATGTGCAACCTGAGTCTGACCGATCCGGTCACGGGTCTGCCGAGCCGGCAACTGCTCAAGCGCATGATGGCCCGGCAGGTCGCGCGTGTGAATCAGCCGTGGACGATGATTGCACTGGAGCTCGACCACTTCGACGCGCTGCCTGACACGGCGGGCGAGCGGCTGCTGAAGCGCGTGTCCGGCGTGCTGCTGGAGCAGTGCCGCGCCAGCGATGAAATCGTCCGCTTCGACAAATCCCAGTTCATCGTCATCAGCCCCACCCTCGAAATTCATCAGAGCCAGCGCTACGCCCAGCGGCTCGCCGACGCCGTCGCCCGGTTGGACCATGACCACCCCGGTCAGTTCCACGTCACCGTCGCCGTCGCCAATCTCCCGCACGATCAGGCCGACGGCCGAGCGCCGCTGACGATCGTCCTCGAGCGTCTCGCCGACGCGCGACAGAAGCGCCTCGTCGGCCGCGCTACTTGA
- a CDS encoding glycosyltransferase, with amino-acid sequence MKILHLITRLILGGAQENTVLSCEGQAAHGHDVTLAFGPIYGPEGSLLQRAQRGGYALAELPSMIRAVRPLTDRRCFQECRDLIRRLKPDVVHTHSSKAGIVGRAAAWAEQVPAVVHTVHGLPYHPYQSKLVHTGYVWAERWAAKRCHKIVCVADAMSRQALAERVGEAEQYQTVYSGMEIGPFVDGPDDRAATRLKLGLAENDIVIGTVARLAELKGHDDLIDGLDDLLRTRPNVKLLWVGDGWHRKRLEQKIAERRLNGHVVITGLVDPGQIPAMMRAMDLLVHPSYREGLARTLPQALLSGISVVSYDCDGAGEVCIDGVTGRLVRTGDAAALAGAVEWMVDHPSERAAMASEGRSRCRRRFDAAVMVSELETLYERILSGRAST; translated from the coding sequence ATGAAAATTCTGCACCTCATCACACGACTCATCCTCGGCGGTGCCCAGGAAAACACCGTCCTCTCGTGCGAAGGTCAGGCCGCCCACGGGCACGACGTCACGCTCGCCTTCGGCCCGATCTACGGGCCGGAGGGCTCGCTGCTTCAGCGCGCCCAGCGCGGCGGATATGCGCTGGCCGAGTTGCCCTCGATGATCCGCGCCGTGCGCCCGCTGACCGATCGGCGGTGCTTTCAGGAATGTCGCGATCTGATTCGCCGGCTCAAGCCCGATGTGGTGCATACGCATTCGAGCAAGGCGGGGATCGTCGGCCGCGCCGCGGCATGGGCCGAGCAAGTCCCGGCGGTGGTGCATACGGTGCATGGGCTGCCGTATCACCCGTATCAGTCGAAGCTGGTGCATACCGGTTACGTATGGGCGGAGCGATGGGCGGCGAAGCGGTGCCACAAGATTGTCTGCGTCGCCGATGCGATGAGCCGACAGGCGCTGGCGGAGCGCGTCGGTGAGGCGGAGCAATATCAGACGGTGTACAGTGGCATGGAGATCGGGCCGTTTGTCGATGGCCCGGACGATCGGGCGGCGACGCGTTTGAAACTGGGGCTTGCCGAAAATGACATCGTCATCGGCACGGTGGCTCGGCTGGCGGAACTGAAGGGGCACGACGATCTGATCGACGGGCTGGACGATCTGCTGCGGACACGGCCGAATGTGAAATTATTGTGGGTCGGCGACGGATGGCACCGCAAGCGGCTGGAACAAAAGATCGCCGAGCGGCGTCTGAATGGACACGTGGTCATCACGGGGTTGGTCGATCCGGGACAGATCCCGGCGATGATGCGCGCGATGGATCTGCTGGTTCACCCCAGCTACCGGGAAGGGCTCGCACGGACGCTGCCGCAGGCGCTGCTGAGCGGGATCAGCGTGGTGAGCTATGATTGTGACGGTGCGGGCGAGGTGTGCATCGACGGCGTGACCGGCCGGCTTGTTCGCACAGGCGACGCGGCGGCGCTGGCCGGGGCCGTCGAATGGATGGTCGATCATCCGTCGGAGCGGGCGGCGATGGCGAGCGAGGGCCGGTCGCGATGCCGGCGGCGGTTCGACGCGGCGGTGATGGTCAGCGAGCTCGAAACGCTCTACGAGCGGATTCTTTCAGGCAGGGCATCGACATGA
- a CDS encoding TIM barrel protein → MNITRRRAIAAMSLASANVLTMNATAQADSPPEPARRGRPIAVSTYSYWRYRADSKLRIDQCIDLAADAGFDGVEILEKQMDRTDAAYMQQLKQQAFKRGLSLCGMSTHQSFVNPDPAERQKNIDITIQSIERAYAMGIPTIRINTGRWGTIPDFNELMKHRGIEPRLEGFTDDDGFAWVIDSIEKCLPAAEKCGVTLGLENHWGLGLTPEGVLRIVDAVKSPWLGVTLDTGNFLEDPYDRLEKLAPRATFVQAKTYFGGGVWYTLDLDYPRIAAIFDKADYRGWISLEFEGQEDPATAVPKSLALLRQTVGA, encoded by the coding sequence ATGAACATCACACGCCGCCGCGCCATCGCCGCAATGTCCCTCGCTTCTGCTAATGTGTTGACCATGAACGCAACCGCTCAAGCCGATTCGCCCCCCGAGCCCGCCAGGCGCGGCCGGCCCATCGCCGTGTCCACCTACTCCTACTGGCGCTACCGCGCCGACTCAAAGCTCCGTATCGATCAGTGCATCGACCTCGCCGCCGATGCCGGATTCGACGGCGTCGAGATTCTCGAAAAGCAGATGGACCGCACCGACGCCGCATACATGCAGCAGCTCAAACAGCAGGCGTTCAAGCGCGGCCTGTCGCTGTGCGGCATGAGCACGCATCAATCCTTCGTGAACCCCGACCCCGCCGAGCGTCAGAAGAACATCGACATCACGATTCAAAGCATCGAGCGTGCCTACGCCATGGGCATCCCCACGATCCGCATCAACACCGGCCGCTGGGGCACCATTCCCGACTTCAACGAGCTGATGAAACATCGCGGGATCGAGCCGCGCCTTGAGGGGTTCACCGATGACGATGGATTCGCATGGGTCATCGACTCGATCGAAAAGTGCCTGCCCGCCGCGGAAAAATGCGGCGTGACGCTCGGCCTCGAAAACCACTGGGGACTGGGCCTCACGCCCGAAGGCGTCCTCCGCATCGTCGACGCCGTCAAATCCCCCTGGCTCGGCGTCACGCTCGACACCGGCAACTTCCTCGAAGACCCCTACGACCGCCTCGAAAAGCTCGCCCCGCGCGCGACCTTCGTGCAGGCCAAAACCTACTTCGGCGGCGGCGTCTGGTACACCCTCGACCTGGACTACCCCCGCATCGCAGCCATCTTCGACAAAGCCGACTACCGCGGCTGGATCAGTCTCGAATTCGAAGGCCAGGAAGATCCCGCTACCGCGGTCCCCAAATCACTCGCGCTCCTGCGCCAAACCGTCGGCGCTTAA
- the corA gene encoding magnesium/cobalt transporter CorA, whose protein sequence is MGNGRRTSSRHTIGRTIGGTIGGAIDLAVGGVGKLVGSAIGVSGMASRTARRPRPKPGSAPGIESMPDVNTPPEPGRILIQCIDYGPHRIEKIDVTDIDAFLETPRPEWAAVRWINIDGLHPYVVNRVQKKFNLHLLAAEDVMHVPQRPKAEDYDNELFLIARMLTMTDGHLVAEQISMFYQKHLLISFQETHGDIWDPIRERMASTTSRLRTSGASFLMYALLDALVDFCFPILETFGDHLEDLELRVTENPTPELLHEVHAIKRELVMLRRVMWPMREMMANLQREDHACIPNAVRPYMRDVYDHTIQIIDVIETYREMGAGLTDLYMSAVSNRMNEVMKVLTIMATLFIPITFIAGVYGMNFDNMPELHTQYGYYGVWVVFVVITAGLLIYFRRKKWI, encoded by the coding sequence ATGGGCAACGGGCGTCGCACATCGTCGCGTCACACCATTGGACGCACCATCGGCGGCACGATCGGCGGGGCGATTGATCTGGCCGTCGGCGGCGTCGGCAAACTGGTCGGCTCGGCGATCGGCGTCAGCGGCATGGCGTCGCGCACGGCGCGGCGCCCCCGGCCCAAACCCGGGTCCGCGCCGGGCATCGAGTCCATGCCCGATGTCAATACGCCCCCCGAGCCCGGCCGCATCCTCATCCAATGCATCGACTACGGCCCGCACCGCATCGAGAAGATCGACGTCACCGACATCGACGCCTTCCTCGAAACCCCGCGGCCGGAGTGGGCGGCCGTGCGATGGATCAACATCGACGGGCTGCACCCGTATGTCGTCAACCGCGTTCAAAAGAAGTTCAATCTGCATCTGCTCGCCGCGGAAGATGTCATGCACGTCCCGCAGCGCCCCAAGGCCGAGGACTACGACAATGAGCTTTTTCTGATCGCGCGCATGCTGACGATGACCGACGGGCATCTCGTCGCCGAACAGATCAGCATGTTCTATCAGAAGCATCTGCTCATCAGCTTTCAGGAAACGCATGGCGACATCTGGGACCCGATCCGCGAACGCATGGCGTCGACCACGTCCCGCCTCCGCACCAGCGGCGCGTCGTTCCTGATGTACGCGCTGCTCGACGCGCTGGTGGACTTCTGCTTCCCGATTCTCGAAACCTTCGGCGATCACCTGGAGGACCTGGAGCTGCGCGTGACGGAGAACCCGACGCCGGAGCTGCTGCACGAGGTGCACGCCATCAAGCGCGAATTGGTAATGCTGCGTCGCGTGATGTGGCCGATGCGCGAGATGATGGCGAACCTTCAGCGGGAGGATCACGCGTGCATCCCCAACGCCGTCCGCCCGTACATGCGCGACGTGTACGACCACACAATCCAGATCATCGACGTGATCGAGACGTACCGGGAAATGGGCGCGGGGCTGACCGATCTGTACATGTCGGCCGTGTCCAACCGGATGAACGAAGTCATGAAAGTGCTGACGATCATGGCCACGCTGTTCATCCCGATCACCTTCATCGCCGGCGTGTACGGCATGAACTTCGACAACATGCCGGAGCTGCACACGCAGTACGGCTACTACGGCGTGTGGGTGGTCTTCGTCGTCATCACCGCCGGGCTTCTGATCTATTTTCGGCGCAAGAAATGGATCTGA